A window of the Triplophysa rosa linkage group LG23, Trosa_1v2, whole genome shotgun sequence genome harbors these coding sequences:
- the zic4 gene encoding zinc finger protein ZIC 4 isoform X2, which yields MSVDALGSPVMDPAFSKRNTTLRLVDLAGAHHHHHHHHHTPQSVTGFPGFSSHPHSMAHSHPGEMTAEPRLGPSPFGPEHMGHSAALKISPTHHYPHHHHHHNHHIAGHAEVVSSQTGAFGPVQAATVPYSMSHTAQALSAGSYPGHYGHHPDPGNHTLFPGLHHEQPSNGAPGGQALNGPIRLGIPAEMYVRSDHLSQVASSRADPFAGSPLHGYGGLNLNMNLSAHHHGAVAFFRYMRQPIKQELICKWLEPEHSVKKLCSKTYSTMHELVTHVTVEHVGGPEQANHICFWEECPREGKPFKAKYKLVNHIRVHTGEKPFPCPFPGCGKVFARSENLKIHKRTHTGEKPFKCEFDGCDRRFANSSDRKKHSHVHTSDKPYNCKVRGCDKSYTHPSSLRKHMKVHCKSPPPSSGYESSTPSLVSPSSDLGREPAPSTLSEPLSQSSQAANLSEWYVCHSSGASGPQTPPSGSSTPGHTDGPPYCNAERRDAF from the exons ATGAGCGTGGATGCTTTGGGAAGCCCTGTGATGGACCCCGCGTTTTCCAAACGGAACACGACGCTGAGATTAGTTGACTTGGCAGGGGCTCACCAccatcaccatcatcaccacCATACCCCTCAGAGCGTGACAGGCTTCCCGGGGTTTAGCAGCCATCCACACTCAATGGCTCACTCGCACCCTGGGGAGATGACTGCGGAACCCCGCCTGGGGCCGAGTCCATTCGGGCCAGAACACATGGGGCACTCCGCGGCCCTCAAAATCAGCCCAACCCATCATTATCCCCACCACCATCACCACCACAATCATCATATTGCAGGCCACGCTGAAGTGGTCTCCAGTCAAACGGGAGCTTTTGGCCCGGTGCAGGCGGCTACGGTCCCGTACTCCATGTCTCACACGGCCCAGGCGTTATCCGCAG GTAGCTATCCGGGACACTATGGTCATCACCCCGACCCTGGGAACCATACTCTCTTCCCTGGACTTCATCACGAACAGCCATCTAACGGAGCACCGGGTGGCCAAGCCTTGAACGGACCAATAAGGTTAGGAATACCTGCCGAAATGTACGTTAGGTCTGATCATTTGAGTCAAGTAGCGAGCTCCAGGGCAGACCCGTTTGCCGGTTCTCCTCTGCACGGATACGGCGGACTCAATCTGAACATGAACCTCAGCGCACACCACCACGGAGCCGTTGCTTTTTTCCGTTACATGCGACAACCGATCAAGCAAGAGCTCATCTGCAAGTGGTTGGAACCGGAGCACTCAGTCAAGAAACTTTGCTCTAAAACTTACAGCACCATGCACGAACTGGTGACGCATGTGACTGTCGAGCACGTCGGAGGACCAGAGCAAGCGAACCATATCTGTTTTTGGGAAGAATGTCCACGAGAGGGAAAGCCGTTTAAAGCAAAGTACAAACTCGTGAATCACATCAGAGTgcacaccggagagaaaccgTTTCCCTGTCCGTTTCCTGGCTGTGGAAAAGTATTTGCCCGATCGGAAAATTTGAAAATCCACAAGAGGACACACACAG gtgaaaagccttttaaatgtgaatttgacGGCTGTGACAGACGGTTTGCCAACAGCAGTGATCGAAAAAAGCATTCCCACGTGCACACCAGCGATAAGCCCTACAACTGCAAAGTCAGGGGTTGTGACAAATCGTACACGCATCCCAGCTctttgagaaaacacatgaaggTTCACTGCAAGTCTCCACCTCCGAGTTCGGGTTACGAATCATCGACTCCATCTCTTGTTTCTCCTTCATCGGACTTGGGACGGGAGCCAGCTCCCTCCACGCTCTCCGAACCTCTCTCACAATCGTCCCAGGCGGCAAATTTAAGCGAATGGTACGTGTGTCACAGCTCCGGTGCCAGTGGCCCTCAGACCCCACCCAGCGGTTCATCCACACCGGGCCATACAGATGGGCCGCCGTACTGCAATGCTGAACGAAGGGACGCCTTCTAG
- the zic4 gene encoding zinc finger protein ZIC 4 isoform X1, which yields MSVDALGSPVMDPAFSKRNTTLRLVDLAGAHHHHHHHHHTPQSVTGFPGFSSHPHSMAHSHPGEMTAEPRLGPSPFGPEHMGHSAALKISPTHHYPHHHHHHNHHIAGHAEVVSSQTGAFGPVQAATVPYSMSHTAQALSAGRDFLIRRDLTAQAMPVLTDQTSGSASHHGMFVSTTGSYPGHYGHHPDPGNHTLFPGLHHEQPSNGAPGGQALNGPIRLGIPAEMYVRSDHLSQVASSRADPFAGSPLHGYGGLNLNMNLSAHHHGAVAFFRYMRQPIKQELICKWLEPEHSVKKLCSKTYSTMHELVTHVTVEHVGGPEQANHICFWEECPREGKPFKAKYKLVNHIRVHTGEKPFPCPFPGCGKVFARSENLKIHKRTHTGEKPFKCEFDGCDRRFANSSDRKKHSHVHTSDKPYNCKVRGCDKSYTHPSSLRKHMKVHCKSPPPSSGYESSTPSLVSPSSDLGREPAPSTLSEPLSQSSQAANLSEWYVCHSSGASGPQTPPSGSSTPGHTDGPPYCNAERRDAF from the exons ATGAGCGTGGATGCTTTGGGAAGCCCTGTGATGGACCCCGCGTTTTCCAAACGGAACACGACGCTGAGATTAGTTGACTTGGCAGGGGCTCACCAccatcaccatcatcaccacCATACCCCTCAGAGCGTGACAGGCTTCCCGGGGTTTAGCAGCCATCCACACTCAATGGCTCACTCGCACCCTGGGGAGATGACTGCGGAACCCCGCCTGGGGCCGAGTCCATTCGGGCCAGAACACATGGGGCACTCCGCGGCCCTCAAAATCAGCCCAACCCATCATTATCCCCACCACCATCACCACCACAATCATCATATTGCAGGCCACGCTGAAGTGGTCTCCAGTCAAACGGGAGCTTTTGGCCCGGTGCAGGCGGCTACGGTCCCGTACTCCATGTCTCACACGGCCCAGGCGTTATCCGCAGGTAGGGATTTCCTCATTCGACGAGATTTGACAGCTCAAGCCATGCCCGTGCTGACCGATCAGACTTCTGGTTCAGCCTCTCACCACGGAATGTTTGTCTCAACAACAGGTAGCTATCCGGGACACTATGGTCATCACCCCGACCCTGGGAACCATACTCTCTTCCCTGGACTTCATCACGAACAGCCATCTAACGGAGCACCGGGTGGCCAAGCCTTGAACGGACCAATAAGGTTAGGAATACCTGCCGAAATGTACGTTAGGTCTGATCATTTGAGTCAAGTAGCGAGCTCCAGGGCAGACCCGTTTGCCGGTTCTCCTCTGCACGGATACGGCGGACTCAATCTGAACATGAACCTCAGCGCACACCACCACGGAGCCGTTGCTTTTTTCCGTTACATGCGACAACCGATCAAGCAAGAGCTCATCTGCAAGTGGTTGGAACCGGAGCACTCAGTCAAGAAACTTTGCTCTAAAACTTACAGCACCATGCACGAACTGGTGACGCATGTGACTGTCGAGCACGTCGGAGGACCAGAGCAAGCGAACCATATCTGTTTTTGGGAAGAATGTCCACGAGAGGGAAAGCCGTTTAAAGCAAAGTACAAACTCGTGAATCACATCAGAGTgcacaccggagagaaaccgTTTCCCTGTCCGTTTCCTGGCTGTGGAAAAGTATTTGCCCGATCGGAAAATTTGAAAATCCACAAGAGGACACACACAG gtgaaaagccttttaaatgtgaatttgacGGCTGTGACAGACGGTTTGCCAACAGCAGTGATCGAAAAAAGCATTCCCACGTGCACACCAGCGATAAGCCCTACAACTGCAAAGTCAGGGGTTGTGACAAATCGTACACGCATCCCAGCTctttgagaaaacacatgaaggTTCACTGCAAGTCTCCACCTCCGAGTTCGGGTTACGAATCATCGACTCCATCTCTTGTTTCTCCTTCATCGGACTTGGGACGGGAGCCAGCTCCCTCCACGCTCTCCGAACCTCTCTCACAATCGTCCCAGGCGGCAAATTTAAGCGAATGGTACGTGTGTCACAGCTCCGGTGCCAGTGGCCCTCAGACCCCACCCAGCGGTTCATCCACACCGGGCCATACAGATGGGCCGCCGTACTGCAATGCTGAACGAAGGGACGCCTTCTAG
- the zic1 gene encoding zinc finger protein ZIC 1, with amino-acid sequence MLLDAGPQYPTIGVTTFGSARHHSTGEVTDREVALGINPFADGMGAFKINHGSHDLGSGQTAFSSQAPGYAAAAALGHHHHPTHVSSYSTAAFNSTRDFLFRNRGFGDATSAQHSLFASAAGSFAGPHGHSDAAGHLLFPGLHEQAATHASSNVVNSQMRLGFSGDMYGRAEQYGHVASPRSEHYASTQLHGYGPMNMNMAAHHGAGAFFRYMRQPIKQELICKWVEPEQLTNPKKACNKTFSTMHELVTHLTVEHVGGPEQSNHMCFWEECAREGKPFKAKYKLVNHIRVHTGEKPFPCPFPGCGKVFARSENLKIHKRTHTGEKPFKCEFEGCDRRFANSSDRKKHMHVHTSDKPYLCKMCDKSYTHPSSLRKHMKVHEATSQASQPSPAASSGYESSTPPTIVSPSTENQNSSSISPASSTVHHTTSHSTLSSNFNEWYV; translated from the exons ATGCTCTTGGACGCAGGACCACAGTATCCCACCATTGGAGTGACTACTTTCGGCTCCGCCAGACATCACTCAACAGGCGAAGTTACAGACAGAGAAGTGGCTTTGGGCATCAATCCGTTCGCCGACGGTATGGGCGCTTTTAAAATCAACCACGGCTCCCACGATCTTGGTTCTGGGCAAACAGCATTTTCCTCGCAGGCTCCCGGTTACGCCGCCGCCGCTGCCTTGGGACACCATCACCACCCCACTCATGTCAGCTCTTACTCCACCGCCGCCTTTAACTCCACTCGGGACTTTCTCTTTCGGAATCGAGGCTTCGGAGACGCCACTAGCGCGCAACACAGTCTGTTCGCCTCCGCCGCTGGAAGTTTTGCCGGGCCACATGGACACTCTGATGCCGCTGGGCACCTGCTCTTCCCGGGTCTGCATGAACAAGCGGCCACGCACGCCTCCTCCAACGTGGTGAACAGTCAGATGCGGCTTGGCTTTTCCGGGGACATGTACGGCAGGGCAGAGCAATATGGTCACGTAGCGAGTCCCAGGTCCGAGCACTACGCGTCGACTCAGTTACACGGCTATGGCcccatgaacatgaacatggcTGCCCATCACGGGGCAGGGGCCTTCTTTCGATACATGAGACAGCCCATAAAACAAGAGCTCATCTGCAAATGGGTCGAACCGGAGCAACTGACGAATCCGAAAAAGGCCTGCAACAAAACTTTCAGCACCATGCACGAGCTTGTGACCCACCTGACGGTGGAGCACGTTGGTGGACCAGAACAGTCGAATCACATGTGCTTTTGGGAAGAGTGTGCCCGGGAAGGAAAACCGTTTAAAGCAAAGTACAAACTTGTGAATCATATCAGAGTgcacaccggagagaaaccgTTCCCCTGTCCGTTTCCTGGCTGCGGAAAAGTATTTGCACGATCGGAAAATCTCAAAATTCACAAAAGAACGCACACCG GTGAAAAACCTTTCAAGTGTGAGTTTGAGGGTTGTGACAGGCGCTTTGCGAACAGCAGTGACCGTAAGAAACACATGCACGTCCATACCTCTGACAAACCCTATCTCTGCAAAATGTGTGATAAATCCTACACACATCCAAGCTCCCTCCGGAAACACATGAAG GTTCACGAGGCAACATCTCAAGCATCCCAACCCTCTCCAGCAGCCAGCTCGGGCTACGAGTCCTCCACGCCGCCCACCATCGTGTCCCCTTCCACAGAAAACCAGAACAGCAGTTCCATATCACCAGCATCATCCACAGTCCACCACACGACCAGCCACAGCACTCTGTCGTCAAATTTTAATGAATGGTACgtgtaa